A window of Chelmon rostratus isolate fCheRos1 chromosome 18, fCheRos1.pri, whole genome shotgun sequence genomic DNA:
GTCTCATACGGCTTTTCAATCAAGTTCAACCAACCaattaagaataataaaaaaatacacaatttatCAATATATTAAAAATTACATATCAATTTTAAAAGTTTAACTGATGTTATAAAATGTTggcaaatattttcaaaagctAACTGTGGTATATGTGGAATTATGTAAgtgcaaaagatgaaaaagatcCCTGCAAATCAATTGCAAAGCAGCATTCAGAGCAGTTCCATTCATTACAATTACTACCTGATAGGGTTCATGTCTGGTCTGCTGGGTTTGGCCACTGCCTTCACAAACTTCTCAGCCATCTGGATCCTGGACGACAGCCATTACTTAGTAAACTATaggaaatgaataaaagtgCAAGCATCAATGATACAGGTGATGCTGTCCTACCTTTGGTTGAAGTGCTTGTCTCTTACGTCAGTGCCGTTCAGCACCAGTGCATCCATTACGTGAACTGCATTGATTCTACGCTGAGCTTTGCCCTGAGGACCAAATATAACTTATTTACACATGTAAAACCATTGCAACCACATAGTAACCACAAACTCCATGAGAAAGCATGTCAAAACACAAGCGCACATCATCTAGTGAGACAAACTCTCATTATCTCAGCATTAAGAGAAATGGAGCCAAGTTTAAAGAGGCTGGGATAAAGGCTCAATATTTCATCCGTTTGGCACTTCATCTATCCAGTCCCTCCTCTCACCTCGCCCTTCAGCTCTTGGACTATCTCCACACTGAGAAGTGTATCTCTTGGCAGCTCCAGCTTGAAATTCTCCAGTTTCCTCCAGCGCACAGGCATCTTCCCATCCCACGTGTATATCTGAGACTTCTACACAAGCCAAGGGGAAACAGAGAGAACGGATAaaaagatgaaagcaggttcaATCACAGGCCAGCGTGTGTTGTAAAAAAGCAGTAAAGCCTCTCTGGTCACAGCGAGCCCTCTAGATaaggaataaaaacatcagGGATGAATACATTGACCTGGCAGCTctgtattttcatcttttcatgaagaaaaggaaacaatatCACACATAAAATAGCTGAATTGATGATACTGACCTGGGTGTGCAAGAGTGCATTAACAGCTGCTATCTGCTATCAACTATGGATAAAAAACTGGGTACAAAAAGAGGAGTGTGCAAgttgtgtgaaaaacacataaatacagtgCAGTACGACACAACACAAGTTTCTCATAAGACTCACCCCCAGCGACAGGAGGAAGATCTGCTCTCCacctcccacaatgcacctgtGGTCCAGGATATGACGCAGCTTCTCGATTGTGCTGGAGTTGAGAGGTGTGAGTTTACACTGGAACGACTCCACGTCTGAATTCTGGGGTGCAACAGGTGAGACGAGAGGCAGAAGGACAGATGTggagacacattttaaatcagcCCAGTTGTAACAGTGTTTCGCAGAACGTATTTGAACAGCCCAACTAAATATATGACATTTGTTTTATAATCAGATTTCAGACCACTACCTCTGGGAAATACTCAGGCTTAACCAGTCTGAATCAGTGAACAAAGATGCTTAACATTTGtattttactttcattattAACAAGTGGGAAAACTGACACATTTATCAGCACTGTATTATTCCCAGTGGGATTTCTTTAATCCCAATTTTATCAACCGACCTTAACCAGTTCATAGAATTTAGACTTTGGATCCGAGGAAGCAGGAGTGACTCTGGCCTTGTCAGGGACCTGGAAATGGACATATTTATAGGTGAAATGACACAGAATAAAACCACATTATTCAACAAACTTTATTATGCCTATTGGTTCTGTTTTAGTCCAACTTCACTGTAACACATGTATCACAGTTTCTACACTCACCCCCCAAAGTTTCAGACACTCCTTCCTGATGTCTGCTTGCTTTGGCTCTGAATGACTTCTAGAGAACCGAAAACAGTGTCACACAGTCagttacatatatatatatatatatatatatatatatatatatttatactgCAACAgagataaatacacacagacaagtACAACAGAGGTTACTCACGGGTCCAAGACAAAGGCGTGGATCTTAGCCAAGGCCTTGATCTGGACTGcacagaggctgcagtgagAGTAAATACAGTTTCTGTCAGTCACTGAGTTCGACGTGAAGAGGCGAAGGCCTCTGTCAATACTGTGTGTCTCTACCTCTCATTGGAGTTAATCATAAACTGGTAGAAGTCGGTGTCTTCCTTGATGATGCTCAAGGGAACCACGTCTGTGACGTCGGTGTCTGTGTTCTTCAGTTGGTTCAGCTTCAGGTTGACTCTGAACATGTATTCCCTGACAGCGTCTGAACCGGGCTTCAGACCACGACACACGATGTACCTGCGGGTGGCGACGAGCGGGAAGAGATTTAGAGATCTCTTCTCAGTCTAAATCAAAGATTGGATCCATAGCAGAGAGATGGTCCCATTTCTTCTAATTGAGATGCTGCACAGGCAACTTTTCCACCCAAACCTGATAGTAAGTTTGAGTATGGTTCACAGTGAAGAAATActtcacacaggaagtgacaaatcCAAATCTGAGACTAAACATTAAGGTTTGTTTTTCCAATTTGGACTggaatattaaaatgaaacaaactgcCACTGTGATACTCCGATATTCATGTTCACATGTGCCACTTttccaaagtttaaaaagttaCTGGGACTCTGCTGAATTAATTTACAGCTTCTACCCACCAGCTACTAAGAAGAAATGAATAATACAGATTACTTGTGTCTACGGATGGGTCATGATTTTCAAATAGTAAATTATGTAAAAATCTAGTAGTTAATGTAATTATCGTCTTAAATAAAATagattttccttgtttttcacttgtgtgtgtatgatatAGTTCATTGGGTGATGTGGAGGGTAGATCTCTCTGGTGTATAGCCACTGTACATGCTACAGGTAGTGAGTTTTAATAGTCAGTGTACAAGTAAGCTCAGGTTTCAGCCTAATAGTGTTAgaaggctgtgtgtttgctgcaccAGAGGCAATTAAGTTCCTGGAAATCTTGTGGGCATTGTAGTTTTGCTCTCACTTGGTGCAGCTAATGtacaaaactgcatttactATAGtaatattcatttaaaatatattaatgaCAAACTTGCACTTCATAATTAACCACACAGATCTTCCTGCACAGAggtgcactctctctctcacacacacacacacacacacacacacacacacacacacacacacacacacacacacacacacacacacacacagagagcccTACCTCTCAGAGTTGGCGGGCCTGCTGGTAACAGGTTTGAAGAGAGAGATCCTGTCGAAGCAGAGGTAGAGCAGGTAGATCAAACCCACACTGAAGGGAGTGAAGAGGTCAAAAGTCTTGCAGACGAAGTGACCACCTGGAGAAGACAAAACGTACCAATGTAGTCTGATACCAACCCaaatactgttttcattggTTTCACAGTACGTTTAGGACACCAGGAGTGGTCCACTTTGCAGGTATGCAGATAAATTCAGTGACTCACACAGCATACACATACCTGTCCTGAGAGTAGAGATGGCCGTGAGAaactgacagagcagcagctgtttgctcaGGATCTCCTGGATGTTTTCCTGGCCTTCCACAGAGAAACCCTAACAGAGACCAGAGTCATACAGACAAAAGTGATCCAATCACtacataaaaagacagaaatctcGGTCCAACCCACCAAGAGCAGGAATCTGTGACCTCGTCCTCTGTTTGATATGTAAGTTTTagatttttcacagcagaagaGTAACTTCACATATAGTTTGTAGGAAAGAAATTATGAAATAGCCTCACCCCATCTGCCATGAGGAAGTGCAGCCCTCTTTTTTCTGTACTCTCCAGGACAAAGTTTCGAAAGGCAGTTATGTTTTCTGGCCGTGTGATGTCGCCGTCCCCATCCACCCCGCCCTCACCTGGGACACACAGAGGTCAAGCTTCCACTGAATCATTCATCACCTGTGACACGACCAGTTTCTGTTCTCCCCTGAACGTGATGTGTATGCACCTACCATAGTAAGGCTCAAACAGCTCGCTTGGTGCTGCGAAGAAATCTTCCAGTTTGAAGTCACAGGGTCCTTTCAGCGTCATGCCAAACCCCTTGGCATGCCAACGCCTCTTCCAAAGTATGTACTCTGAAAAGCCTCCAGGACCTGCACAGACGTCGCCGAAGTACAGAAGCTCGCCCTCGCGGTCCTTTGTCAGAGGTTTCTACAAAATGAGAGAGGTTTGTCTCACCATCTGTTTCTATGGGCCTGTGTGTGCAGTTCAGTGCAACACATACCGGCTGTTACTGTGACCAACTCACCCCTTGTGAATCCTTTGGGTTGGTGAACATATTGTCAAAGCAGTGGTCGATGTTGGACATTTTCATAGCTGCCCTaaatacagaaagaaaataatacagCTTGTCATTGTCTTTAAATGGTTGTCACACTACAAAGTACTCGTTATTCCACATGAAACTTCAGAGTACACAGCTGGAACACAGTGGAATTAACTACTAGGAATGGGAATACACTTCCAATATAACCATGGTGTTAAAATAA
This region includes:
- the cmtr1 gene encoding cap-specific mRNA (nucleoside-2'-O-)-methyltransferase 1 translates to MKRRAEAASAPLQGTKRLRDDSSSDEESQLSRQDSSQNDSLSDQEDQRQGFSRPSVSSFDDQDSDATQTSSSFSMYNSVSQKLMAKMGFREGEGLGKFGQGRKEIVEASTQRGRRGLGLTLQGFQGELNVDWRDEPEPSAIEKVDWFPECTTEIPDSDELRDWMILGRRKLKIEDETEFCTEDLLHTLLRCKSVFDNLEGEEMRRARTRSNPYEMIRGGIFLNRAAMKMSNIDHCFDNMFTNPKDSQGKPLTKDREGELLYFGDVCAGPGGFSEYILWKRRWHAKGFGMTLKGPCDFKLEDFFAAPSELFEPYYGEGGVDGDGDITRPENITAFRNFVLESTEKRGLHFLMADGGFSVEGQENIQEILSKQLLLCQFLTAISTLRTGGHFVCKTFDLFTPFSVGLIYLLYLCFDRISLFKPVTSRPANSERYIVCRGLKPGSDAVREYMFRVNLKLNQLKNTDTDVTDVVPLSIIKEDTDFYQFMINSNESLCAVQIKALAKIHAFVLDPSHSEPKQADIRKECLKLWGVPDKARVTPASSDPKSKFYELVKNSDVESFQCKLTPLNSSTIEKLRHILDHRCIVGGGEQIFLLSLGKSQIYTWDGKMPVRWRKLENFKLELPRDTLLSVEIVQELKGEGKAQRRINAVHVMDALVLNGTDVRDKHFNQRIQMAEKFVKAVAKPSRPDMNPIRVKEVYRLEEMEKIFVRLEMKVTKSSGGVPRLSYTGRDDRHFLPTGLYIIKTVNEPWTMAYSKNSKMKFFFNKITKDSTYEMPPNSAAPFHVCHSERLFWAWVEGVIVHDSQTRMDPEKLSKDYVLSFVHQNYQP